Proteins encoded within one genomic window of Halocatena marina:
- a CDS encoding NOB1 family endonuclease gives MHVLDASAFIREYNTDGQTATVPRVREELTAESGYRFDALEGSGMHVHVPDANAIEHVERAARNSGDLNELSETDVRLLAAAFELDATLVTDDYAMQNVAERLSVSVEAIEHDGITEERDWQFQCVGCGRIYDDDPDRCPICGSDCSRKNP, from the coding sequence ATGCACGTTCTCGACGCCTCGGCGTTTATCCGGGAGTATAACACAGACGGACAGACTGCCACAGTTCCACGGGTTCGAGAGGAACTCACAGCCGAAAGCGGATACCGATTTGACGCGCTCGAAGGAAGCGGAATGCACGTTCACGTCCCCGACGCGAATGCGATTGAGCACGTCGAACGTGCTGCACGCAATAGCGGCGACCTAAACGAACTCTCCGAGACTGACGTGCGCCTTCTCGCTGCCGCATTCGAACTCGATGCGACGCTGGTCACTGACGATTATGCGATGCAGAACGTCGCAGAACGCCTCTCCGTCTCGGTCGAAGCGATCGAACACGACGGGATCACCGAAGAACGCGACTGGCAATTCCAGTGCGTGGGCTGTGGACGCATCTACGACGACGATCCTGACCGCTGTCCAATCTGCGGAAGTGACTGTTCGAGAAAAAACCCATAG
- a CDS encoding CPBP family intramembrane glutamic endopeptidase produces MEEATVKHETDDQLRVIGGMIALALGAYVAGNVIAFLVIMALQLVGIPVTDYPERLALISAFSLQGLGFGGVGLVYLMYSKDGSDLIRARIPNLSGISYLIGGIIAVLIGWGGVTFVITQLGVDPAQSELIESGLQNPALLLLLVPVSILLVGPAEELLYRGIVQGTIKRVIGPVPAIIIASAVFASIHVFGLIGSPTEMLVTLTVIFVLALILGSLYELSGNLVIPAIVHGLFNAIQFLIAYSQVMGIAAP; encoded by the coding sequence ATGGAGGAAGCGACTGTCAAGCACGAAACTGATGATCAGCTTCGGGTGATTGGCGGGATGATCGCGCTCGCACTCGGTGCCTATGTAGCGGGCAACGTCATTGCATTTCTCGTCATTATGGCACTTCAGTTGGTGGGAATTCCCGTTACTGACTATCCAGAGCGACTCGCGTTGATAAGTGCGTTTTCGCTACAGGGCCTCGGATTCGGTGGTGTCGGACTCGTCTACCTCATGTACTCTAAGGATGGCTCTGATCTCATTCGAGCCCGTATTCCTAATCTGAGCGGAATCAGCTATCTCATTGGTGGCATTATCGCTGTTCTTATCGGATGGGGAGGCGTCACATTCGTCATTACGCAACTCGGTGTCGATCCTGCTCAGAGTGAACTCATCGAAAGTGGTCTCCAAAATCCCGCATTGTTGTTGCTGTTGGTCCCAGTATCGATCCTTCTCGTTGGACCGGCAGAAGAACTGCTGTACCGGGGGATCGTTCAAGGAACGATCAAACGCGTGATTGGTCCTGTCCCGGCGATCATCATTGCGAGTGCTGTCTTCGCCTCGATTCACGTGTTTGGACTGATCGGGTCGCCAACAGAGATGCTCGTGACCCTGACCGTTATCTTCGTCCTTGCCCTGATTCTCGGAAGTCTCTATGAGCTCTCTGGCAATCTCGTCATTCCAGCGATTGTTCACGGACTGTTCAACGCTATCCAATTCCTCATCGCCTACTCGCAAGTGATGGGAATCGCCGCCCCCTGA
- a CDS encoding PRC-barrel domain-containing protein, protein MPRILAENLSGKAITGSDGTQIGMLYNITMNVKNGKLKHLVVDPTTKGNNENFPTNDLGHYLIPVDRVTAVKDHVIIRR, encoded by the coding sequence ATGCCCAGAATTCTCGCAGAGAACCTCTCTGGAAAGGCCATCACTGGCTCGGACGGCACACAGATAGGAATGCTGTACAACATCACGATGAACGTCAAGAACGGTAAGCTCAAACACCTCGTTGTCGACCCGACAACGAAGGGGAATAACGAGAATTTCCCAACCAACGACCTCGGGCACTATCTCATCCCAGTCGACCGTGTGACGGCGGTCAAAGACCACGTCATTATCCGCCGATAG
- a CDS encoding DUF5811 family protein has product MHGNTPYAGRPADTPELSAEQIRSLRSDIANVTKQTRALLPDEFVVGSELREGNDGTLATVAVQPPVGRVISTGVPTDATDKDHSRLARELAAGAALQVKRAVNDIEPTAG; this is encoded by the coding sequence ATGCACGGTAACACACCATATGCGGGTCGACCGGCGGATACTCCTGAACTCTCCGCTGAGCAAATCAGATCACTCCGGAGCGACATCGCAAATGTGACCAAACAAACACGCGCGCTTCTTCCCGATGAATTCGTCGTCGGATCGGAGCTGCGTGAGGGAAACGACGGGACACTGGCAACTGTCGCCGTTCAGCCGCCTGTCGGACGAGTCATCTCGACTGGCGTCCCGACCGATGCGACGGATAAGGATCACAGCAGATTGGCCCGCGAACTTGCCGCCGGAGCAGCACTACAGGTGAAACGTGCCGTCAACGATATCGAGCCGACCGCAGGATAG
- the infB gene encoding translation initiation factor IF-2 produces the protein MSDTDTNTDTHSGSDGLRTPIVAVLGHVDHGKTSLLDTIRGSAVTQGESGAITQHIGATAVPLDVISDIAGRLVDPDDFDLPGLLFIDTPGHHSFSTLRSRGGALADIAILVIDVNDGFQPQTIEALDILKRTQTPFVVAANKIDTVPGWKSRESGPIQTSLDAQNDRTRSRVDEQLYSLIGELSDNDISSDMYWQVRNFQRNAGVVPLSALTGEGVPDLLTVLMGLSQRYMKEAMEINTAGPGAGTVLEVTEERGFGTTLDVVLYDGTIRTDDTIVIGAKNNPIVTEVRALLQPRALAEIRTEKQFEQVEEVVAAAGVKIAAPELDNAIAGAPVRVVRDQDVAEVTAAVEAELADITVETDEQGVVVKADTLGSLEAIANALQEAEVPIVRAEVGDVAPRDVAVASTAEEAQHEVILAFNVEIHSDANERAEEQNIEIFRNEVIYQLVEEYEEFVTEIERAQQDTVLENIMHPCSFRILEDHVFRQSNPAVVGIEILSGTLYRNSPIAAFEGNNPERVGVLKGIQSQGEDLDKARAGERVSVSIDGPTVGRQIDEGDELWTELPEKHAKILEQELREDIPADERETLSRYLDKRRKVDPFWGK, from the coding sequence ATGTCTGATACGGATACTAATACGGACACGCATTCTGGTTCTGATGGATTGCGGACCCCCATCGTCGCCGTTCTCGGTCACGTCGACCACGGGAAAACAAGCCTGCTCGATACGATCCGAGGATCGGCAGTCACACAGGGTGAATCTGGGGCAATCACCCAGCACATCGGCGCAACAGCCGTTCCGCTCGATGTGATCTCTGATATCGCCGGACGGTTGGTCGATCCCGATGATTTCGACCTTCCCGGTCTTCTATTCATCGATACTCCAGGGCATCATTCGTTTTCGACGCTTCGATCGCGTGGCGGCGCGCTCGCTGACATCGCTATTCTCGTCATCGACGTGAATGACGGCTTTCAGCCACAAACGATCGAAGCACTCGATATACTGAAACGCACACAGACGCCGTTCGTCGTCGCAGCCAATAAGATCGATACGGTTCCGGGCTGGAAGTCACGAGAATCCGGCCCGATTCAGACCAGCCTCGACGCTCAGAATGATCGTACGCGCTCGCGGGTTGACGAACAACTCTATTCGCTCATCGGTGAGCTGAGCGACAACGACATTTCGTCGGATATGTACTGGCAGGTCCGGAACTTCCAGCGCAACGCTGGCGTTGTCCCGCTCAGCGCGCTCACTGGAGAGGGGGTTCCCGATCTCCTCACCGTCCTCATGGGCCTCTCACAGCGATACATGAAGGAGGCGATGGAAATAAACACGGCCGGACCGGGGGCGGGAACGGTCCTTGAGGTGACCGAGGAACGAGGATTCGGTACGACCCTCGATGTTGTCCTCTACGATGGGACGATCCGAACTGACGACACGATCGTGATTGGGGCGAAGAACAACCCGATCGTTACAGAGGTTCGTGCGCTCCTCCAACCGCGTGCGCTGGCGGAAATCCGGACCGAAAAGCAGTTCGAACAGGTCGAGGAGGTCGTCGCTGCGGCGGGTGTGAAGATCGCCGCACCAGAACTCGACAACGCTATCGCGGGTGCTCCAGTCCGCGTTGTCCGTGATCAAGATGTAGCGGAGGTCACCGCGGCTGTCGAAGCAGAACTCGCGGATATCACGGTCGAAACCGACGAGCAAGGTGTCGTCGTCAAAGCAGACACGCTCGGAAGTCTCGAAGCGATCGCAAACGCCTTGCAGGAAGCTGAAGTCCCGATCGTTCGTGCAGAGGTCGGTGATGTCGCGCCACGTGATGTGGCTGTCGCGTCCACTGCCGAAGAAGCACAGCACGAAGTCATTCTCGCGTTCAACGTCGAAATCCACTCGGATGCAAACGAACGAGCGGAAGAACAGAACATCGAAATCTTCAGAAACGAGGTTATCTACCAGCTCGTTGAGGAGTACGAGGAGTTCGTCACCGAAATCGAACGCGCCCAGCAAGACACCGTCCTCGAAAACATCATGCATCCGTGTTCGTTTCGCATCCTCGAAGACCACGTCTTCCGGCAGTCGAATCCCGCCGTCGTCGGCATCGAGATTCTATCGGGCACTCTCTATCGAAACTCGCCAATCGCAGCGTTCGAAGGGAATAATCCTGAACGCGTCGGCGTTCTCAAAGGGATCCAATCACAGGGTGAGGATCTCGATAAAGCTCGCGCGGGCGAACGTGTTAGCGTTTCCATCGATGGACCCACCGTTGGCCGACAGATTGACGAGGGAGACGAACTCTGGACCGAACTTCCAGAGAAGCACGCCAAGATCCTCGAACAGGAACTCCGCGAAGATATTCCTGCAGACGAACGAGAAACACTCAGCCGATATCTCGACAAACGACGGAAGGTCGACCCGTTCTGGGGCAAATAA
- the rnhB gene encoding ribonuclease HII, protein MQQFGVDEAGKGPVLGPMIAACVVAPPARIPDTIDDSKKLSPDRRETLAQQLHSDPDVDVSVARVSPDRIDDPATDMNTLTVDAHAEALAQIVSEGLSGVVDGADTDADRFARRVKQRVDASIEIRAEHGADEMYPLVGAASVIAKVERDAAVDALCEKYGDVGSGYPSDPTTRAFLADYVREHGHLPTCARASWKTSRDVLARAEQSALDSF, encoded by the coding sequence GTGCAACAGTTCGGTGTGGATGAGGCGGGGAAGGGTCCGGTTCTCGGCCCAATGATTGCGGCGTGCGTCGTCGCTCCTCCTGCCCGTATCCCGGATACAATCGACGATTCGAAGAAGCTCTCTCCCGATCGCCGGGAGACGCTCGCACAGCAACTGCACAGCGATCCGGACGTAGACGTTAGCGTTGCCCGTGTGTCTCCCGATCGAATCGACGACCCGGCGACGGACATGAACACGCTCACTGTCGATGCCCACGCAGAAGCACTCGCGCAAATTGTCTCAGAGGGCCTCTCGGGCGTTGTCGACGGCGCTGATACGGACGCCGACCGCTTTGCTCGTCGGGTCAAACAGCGGGTCGACGCATCGATCGAGATACGCGCAGAACATGGTGCCGACGAGATGTACCCGCTCGTCGGCGCGGCGAGCGTCATTGCGAAAGTCGAGCGCGATGCGGCTGTTGACGCTCTCTGTGAGAAGTACGGCGATGTAGGGAGTGGCTATCCGAGTGATCCGACGACTCGCGCGTTCCTCGCTGACTACGTTCGTGAACACGGACACCTCCCGACTTGTGCGCGTGCCTCGTGGAAAACCAGCCGTGATGTGCTCGCTCGTGCCGAACAATCAGCGCTCGATTCGTTTTAA
- a CDS encoding tRNA pseudouridine(54/55) synthase Pus10, which produces MDLLELTRVALDTGPLCDSCLGRLVADRSFGLTNAARGRSLRTTLALADDRPYDSVSDDAVCWVCEGESARVDTFAENALASLEEWEFGTYQVGTRVPPLLEENDHLLRTDVDLPKDAGEPLKRELNREVGKRIGEETGTDVDLGRPDVLILIDLATDEIEIQVNSAFVYGRYQKLERDIPQTRWPCSDCGGIGMRRGAPCEGCDGTGYRYGTSVEQQTAPILRDAMDGSDAVFHGAGREDVDARMLGDGRPFVIEVENPHRRSVDLEPLEREINEHADGSVEVAGLRHATHEMVERVKRHEASKTYRMDVEFGSPVSADSLQEAIESIEGATIEQRTPQRVDHRRADIERTRTVYSISGELNDEHHGTIELHGEGGLYVKELISSDKGRTEPSLSGLLGVGSSVTALDVLSVEGEDEPFERPEFFADL; this is translated from the coding sequence ATGGATCTTCTTGAACTCACTCGAGTGGCGCTTGACACCGGTCCACTCTGTGACTCCTGTCTCGGACGCCTCGTGGCCGACCGGAGCTTTGGTCTCACCAATGCAGCGCGTGGTCGATCACTTCGCACCACGCTGGCGCTCGCAGACGATCGTCCCTACGACTCTGTTTCGGATGATGCTGTCTGTTGGGTCTGTGAGGGTGAGTCTGCGCGGGTCGATACGTTCGCCGAGAATGCACTCGCATCACTCGAAGAGTGGGAATTCGGCACGTATCAGGTCGGGACGCGCGTTCCACCACTGCTGGAAGAGAACGATCACTTGTTGCGAACGGATGTCGATCTTCCAAAAGATGCGGGTGAGCCGTTAAAACGGGAACTCAACCGTGAGGTTGGAAAGCGTATCGGCGAGGAGACCGGAACCGATGTCGATCTCGGTCGTCCTGACGTTCTCATTCTCATTGACCTTGCGACGGACGAGATTGAAATACAAGTGAACTCAGCGTTCGTCTACGGTCGATATCAGAAATTGGAGCGAGATATCCCCCAGACCCGATGGCCCTGCTCGGACTGTGGCGGAATCGGTATGCGTCGAGGCGCTCCCTGCGAGGGATGTGACGGAACCGGTTATCGGTACGGAACGAGCGTCGAACAGCAGACAGCGCCGATACTCCGCGACGCAATGGACGGGAGTGACGCTGTTTTCCACGGTGCAGGTCGTGAGGATGTCGATGCGCGGATGCTCGGCGACGGTCGTCCATTCGTAATCGAAGTTGAAAATCCACATCGACGGTCAGTTGATCTTGAACCACTTGAGCGAGAGATCAACGAGCACGCAGACGGCTCGGTCGAAGTAGCGGGACTTCGACACGCTACCCACGAGATGGTTGAGCGCGTAAAGCGACATGAGGCCTCGAAAACCTACCGCATGGACGTTGAGTTCGGGTCGCCTGTCAGTGCGGACTCACTACAAGAGGCGATCGAGTCAATCGAAGGAGCGACGATCGAACAGCGGACGCCACAGCGTGTCGACCATCGCAGGGCCGACATCGAACGCACCCGTACCGTCTACTCCATCAGCGGTGAGCTGAACGACGAACACCACGGGACCATCGAACTCCACGGAGAGGGCGGACTGTACGTGAAAGAACTCATCAGCAGCGATAAGGGGCGAACAGAACCGAGTCTTTCCGGTCTGCTCGGGGTTGGGAGTAGCGTTACTGCGCTCGATGTCCTCAGCGTCGAGGGTGAAGACGAGCCGTTCGAACGCCCGGAGTTCTTCGCCGATCTGTAG
- a CDS encoding glucose-6-phosphate isomerase, translating to MDVDIGNALDRVAQPGVSRDSLDRLDDRVGRAHERIERGIAAEEFGYAALSLPETTDAHAIRETVAPLADSEYVLTVGIGGSALGAATLASALGVNEHAPVLDNVDPEHLRATLDSLPLSETAVHVVSRSGTTAETLANFLLVRDAMADSGVDWTDRTIVTTGDEGPLRALADEHALPTLSVPSGVPGRFSVLSPTGLVPAAILGLDIEAILDGGRTGLQKLQPSLFDSPAYAYGAVAYALEKRGAHVNAFMPYAERLEYFAEWFAQLWAESLGKEGMGQTPARSLGATDQHSQLQLYRAGRHDKIITLVRPRERPELTIPTTEFESLEYLGDTRAGALLDAEFEATEASLAAAGQPNVRVEIDRLDEANLGELLHGMEAACILAGELMGVETFTQPAVEWGKRAAHGLLGGSDTAEAKAVSGKERLVIE from the coding sequence ATGGACGTCGATATCGGAAACGCCCTCGATCGGGTCGCACAGCCCGGAGTCTCTCGTGATTCACTCGATCGACTCGACGATCGCGTCGGCCGTGCGCACGAACGGATTGAGCGTGGGATCGCTGCAGAGGAGTTTGGCTACGCTGCGCTCTCTCTCCCCGAAACGACGGATGCACACGCGATCCGTGAGACCGTCGCTCCGCTTGCAGACAGCGAGTACGTGCTCACCGTCGGTATCGGTGGAAGCGCGCTTGGGGCGGCAACTCTTGCTTCGGCACTTGGCGTGAATGAACACGCGCCAGTTCTCGATAACGTCGATCCAGAACACCTCCGTGCGACGCTCGATTCCCTCCCTCTCTCGGAGACAGCGGTTCACGTCGTCTCGCGCTCGGGAACGACGGCTGAGACGCTTGCGAACTTCCTCCTCGTCCGCGATGCGATGGCCGACAGCGGAGTCGACTGGACCGACCGGACGATCGTCACGACCGGCGATGAGGGACCGCTCCGTGCGCTCGCCGACGAACACGCATTACCCACTCTGTCGGTTCCCTCTGGTGTCCCTGGGCGGTTCTCTGTCCTTTCGCCCACCGGACTCGTCCCGGCAGCGATCCTCGGTCTCGATATCGAGGCAATACTCGACGGTGGCCGAACCGGACTCCAGAAACTACAACCGAGCCTGTTTGACAGTCCTGCATACGCCTACGGGGCCGTGGCGTACGCACTCGAAAAGCGCGGTGCGCACGTGAACGCGTTCATGCCGTACGCAGAGCGCCTCGAATATTTCGCCGAGTGGTTCGCGCAGCTGTGGGCAGAGAGCCTCGGGAAAGAGGGGATGGGCCAAACACCCGCACGGTCGCTCGGTGCGACCGATCAGCACTCACAGCTGCAACTTTACCGCGCTGGCCGACACGACAAGATTATCACGCTTGTTCGCCCGCGAGAGCGACCTGAACTCACCATTCCCACCACTGAATTCGAGTCTCTCGAATATCTCGGTGACACCAGAGCGGGAGCGCTACTCGATGCAGAGTTTGAAGCGACAGAAGCGAGCCTCGCGGCAGCGGGTCAGCCGAACGTCCGCGTCGAAATCGACCGTCTCGACGAAGCGAATCTCGGTGAACTACTCCACGGGATGGAAGCCGCCTGCATCCTCGCGGGCGAACTGATGGGTGTCGAAACGTTCACGCAACCCGCTGTTGAGTGGGGAAAACGCGCTGCACATGGACTTCTCGGCGGCAGTGATACCGCTGAAGCCAAGGCTGTCTCTGGCAAAGAGCGGCTCGTGATAGAATAA
- a CDS encoding preprotein translocase subunit SecD: MSIRENWRILLLVLFVVLSGVALFAPEGGGSSGANNTTTDVNSTAGATQGPTNLQFGLELSGGTRIRAPLIGLTAENAQFDINNSNIEQNIATNLSVSRQDVTVQVQSQDGGTVEIFNPNVTKEEFATALQASGVDVQQSDIRDGVTQKTRENAVRVLDRKIKGAGLSGGDAAIVTSATGGESFIVVEVPNKQPQEVVELIDERGTVQVVAHFPENRNDTREYRDIPLFSQEGIANSGPVEQRGGETWVPLTLTDAAARNFSHAMRTYGFTERRGIQQCFYYEKPNNSGHCLYTVSNGRVVNGTITEGRIVSAAGMGRDLAPIINNREFVQNPDFRITTSNASEAQNLLLNLQAGALPAELDISSGTSTFIQPSLAQKFKTYSLVTGIIAMFAVGGMVGFRYREPQVVLPMVLTAAAEVFILLGFSAAIGLALDLSHIAGFIAVIGTGVDDLVIIADEILQQGDVSTGRVFRSRFRKAFWVIGAAAATTIVAMLPLSVLSLGDLQGFAFVTIVGVLIGVLVTRPAYGDILRNLIMDRS; the protein is encoded by the coding sequence ATGAGTATCCGCGAGAACTGGCGCATCCTATTACTTGTTCTTTTCGTCGTCCTGAGCGGTGTCGCGCTGTTCGCACCCGAAGGTGGCGGGTCAAGCGGCGCGAACAACACGACAACAGACGTGAACTCCACAGCAGGGGCGACGCAGGGGCCGACGAACTTGCAGTTCGGTCTCGAACTCTCCGGTGGTACACGCATCCGAGCACCACTCATCGGACTGACCGCTGAAAACGCTCAGTTCGACATCAACAACAGCAACATCGAACAGAACATCGCAACGAATCTTTCAGTATCGCGCCAAGACGTGACCGTTCAGGTCCAGTCACAGGATGGTGGCACTGTCGAGATATTCAATCCAAACGTAACGAAAGAAGAGTTCGCAACGGCACTACAAGCGTCGGGAGTAGACGTTCAACAATCCGATATTCGTGACGGCGTCACTCAGAAGACGCGTGAAAATGCCGTACGGGTGCTCGATCGGAAGATCAAGGGTGCAGGACTATCAGGTGGCGATGCCGCTATCGTCACCTCTGCGACCGGAGGAGAGTCGTTCATCGTCGTCGAGGTGCCGAACAAGCAACCCCAAGAAGTCGTCGAACTCATCGACGAGCGCGGGACTGTACAGGTCGTTGCACACTTCCCAGAGAATAGAAACGACACGAGAGAGTATCGAGACATTCCTCTGTTCTCACAGGAGGGCATCGCAAATAGTGGACCAGTAGAGCAACGGGGCGGAGAAACGTGGGTTCCACTGACGCTCACCGACGCTGCTGCAAGGAACTTCTCGCACGCGATGCGGACCTACGGCTTCACAGAACGAAGGGGGATCCAACAGTGCTTTTATTATGAAAAGCCGAACAATTCGGGGCACTGTCTCTACACCGTCTCCAACGGACGAGTCGTCAATGGGACGATCACTGAAGGGCGGATCGTTTCCGCAGCAGGAATGGGAAGAGATCTCGCTCCAATCATAAACAACCGAGAATTCGTACAGAACCCGGACTTCAGAATCACTACGTCGAACGCCTCCGAAGCACAGAATCTCCTGTTGAACCTGCAGGCCGGTGCACTCCCAGCAGAGCTCGACATCAGCAGTGGGACGTCCACCTTCATTCAGCCGAGCTTAGCGCAGAAGTTCAAGACGTACTCACTCGTGACAGGGATCATCGCTATGTTCGCGGTTGGTGGGATGGTAGGATTCCGGTATCGTGAGCCACAGGTCGTCTTGCCGATGGTTCTGACCGCCGCTGCGGAGGTGTTCATCCTTCTCGGATTTTCAGCGGCCATCGGTCTCGCGCTCGATCTCTCACACATCGCCGGATTCATCGCTGTCATCGGAACAGGGGTGGACGATCTCGTCATCATCGCCGATGAAATCCTCCAACAGGGCGATGTCTCGACCGGACGCGTGTTCCGCTCGCGGTTCCGGAAGGCGTTTTGGGTTATCGGCGCGGCAGCAGCGACGACAATCGTCGCTATGTTGCCGCTCTCCGTGCTCTCACTCGGAGATCTCCAAGGATTCGCCTTCGTCACCATCGTCGGTGTCCTCATTGGCGTGCTCGTCACTCGCCCGGCCTACGGTGACATCCTCCGCAACCTGATCATGGATCGAAGTTAA
- a CDS encoding DUF5812 family protein yields the protein METEGTFCITHAEEDSAVLKNVESGQVHTLSENPGVETGDVLTGTITTEPPLDVTWTLISVDERRSITLEQSDELPTTRERTLASQQEVGDITREERAGDGEIHVITVPHEDEDTSDESSTNEASEQNENEEMNKIDQIIQDVLDDDATLVRAARLGATRVEVRSDADTGVVSVRYLP from the coding sequence ATGGAAACGGAGGGCACATTCTGTATCACACACGCCGAAGAGGATTCTGCAGTGCTCAAGAACGTTGAGAGCGGCCAAGTACACACCCTTTCTGAGAATCCTGGTGTGGAAACGGGTGACGTCCTGACTGGAACGATCACAACTGAACCACCCCTCGACGTGACATGGACGCTCATTTCCGTAGACGAGCGTCGCTCGATCACGCTCGAACAGAGTGATGAATTACCCACAACGCGAGAACGCACCCTTGCTTCACAACAGGAAGTCGGTGACATTACTCGAGAAGAACGAGCCGGAGACGGAGAGATACACGTCATCACGGTTCCTCACGAAGATGAGGACACGAGTGACGAAAGCAGCACAAACGAGGCGAGCGAGCAGAACGAAAACGAAGAAATGAATAAAATCGATCAGATCATTCAGGATGTGTTAGATGATGATGCAACGCTCGTCCGCGCAGCACGGTTGGGAGCAACGCGTGTAGAGGTTCGCTCCGATGCAGACACTGGTGTCGTGAGCGTCCGGTATCTCCCGTGA
- a CDS encoding pyruvoyl-dependent arginine decarboxylase, producing MGMIRIVWGAAHAPTAMASYDAALAEANVHNYNLVHVSSVIPSNATVEAVGTAPNLGPVGEQLTVVESRETVSEGLAVAGLGWASEPSGRGIFYEAGGTDPDDVETRIERGLTAGRTLRDWQFTDEGRKIVTANNDESKSSDRSETGAKTVSEQSTSGYTTAVVLAVYGDSTPLI from the coding sequence ATGGGGATGATCCGTATTGTGTGGGGAGCCGCTCACGCACCGACAGCGATGGCGTCCTACGACGCAGCACTCGCAGAAGCGAACGTCCACAACTACAACCTCGTGCACGTCTCATCAGTAATACCATCCAACGCGACTGTCGAGGCGGTGGGAACGGCACCGAATCTCGGACCTGTCGGAGAACAATTGACGGTCGTCGAAAGCCGGGAAACCGTCTCGGAGGGTCTGGCCGTTGCCGGGCTCGGATGGGCAAGCGAACCATCCGGACGGGGGATTTTCTACGAAGCGGGTGGAACCGATCCCGATGATGTTGAGACTCGAATCGAACGCGGACTCACTGCGGGGCGCACGCTGAGAGACTGGCAGTTCACCGACGAAGGTCGCAAGATCGTGACAGCCAACAACGACGAGAGCAAGAGCAGCGACCGGAGCGAAACCGGGGCAAAAACAGTGTCCGAGCAATCAACATCGGGGTACACGACGGCGGTTGTCCTCGCAGTTTACGGCGATAGCACGCCGTTGATCTAA
- the secF gene encoding protein translocase subunit SecF has product MAQFEVPDVDLDYSRYTNRQLAALPIAVLAIALLIIAGWYVTTGAPVTPGIDFTGGTELQITTTDSSDEVRQTFSDLPYEVDTIARSGGSTYLVTFQATESSQVQEITSTAREAGYTVESAQSRSPAFSARAQQQAFVGVLVAFGGMSLLAFVLFRTFIPSIAIVLSAFSDIVIPIALMNIFGIKLSLGTVAALLMLIGYSVDSDILLNNSVLRRRGDFYESTYRARRTGVTMTLTSLAAMIVMTIVSSPFVFDIPLMPYIGIVLVFGLAADLMNTYLLNVSLLRYYKYEAIA; this is encoded by the coding sequence ATGGCCCAGTTTGAGGTACCGGATGTGGATTTAGATTACTCCCGGTACACCAACCGTCAGCTTGCCGCTCTCCCGATTGCTGTGCTGGCGATCGCTCTTCTCATTATTGCAGGATGGTACGTCACCACCGGAGCACCCGTAACGCCAGGAATCGATTTCACAGGGGGCACGGAACTACAGATTACGACGACCGATTCGTCCGACGAGGTTCGACAGACGTTCTCGGACTTACCGTATGAGGTTGATACGATCGCACGCAGTGGCGGCTCCACGTATCTCGTCACGTTTCAAGCAACAGAGAGTAGTCAAGTACAGGAGATCACCAGTACTGCCCGTGAGGCAGGCTACACTGTTGAATCAGCGCAGTCACGCTCACCAGCGTTCAGTGCGAGGGCACAACAACAGGCCTTTGTCGGTGTGCTCGTCGCATTCGGTGGAATGAGCTTGCTCGCGTTCGTGCTCTTTCGAACGTTCATTCCATCGATTGCCATCGTTCTCAGTGCATTCTCCGACATCGTCATCCCGATTGCTTTGATGAACATTTTTGGAATCAAGCTCTCGCTCGGGACCGTCGCTGCTCTTCTGATGCTCATCGGATACAGTGTCGACTCTGATATACTGCTCAACAACAGCGTCCTCCGGCGGCGCGGTGATTTCTACGAATCGACCTACCGCGCGAGACGAACTGGTGTGACGATGACGCTCACCTCACTCGCCGCGATGATCGTCATGACGATCGTCTCCTCACCGTTTGTGTTCGACATTCCCCTCATGCCGTACATCGGCATCGTGCTCGTCTTCGGACTGGCTGCGGATCTGATGAACACCTATCTGCTCAACGTGAGCCTTCTGCGCTACTACAAATACGAGGCGATCGCATGA